One genomic region from Populus nigra chromosome 8, ddPopNigr1.1, whole genome shotgun sequence encodes:
- the LOC133702019 gene encoding putative UPF0481 protein At3g02645 — protein MERYKLIEAERVQKYLNNWFSDIVEHLEENDDSVRACYPSYLDFDREELSWTFVIDASFLLGSLRTFISRTEEPSRNRSSYSLADMYENPDEAFARMLMKFSQHVSPIKIVDGQQRVSEECLQKKHLLDLLYCKVAAKLQDVEREIEDSKGGKENQEEIGCFKKAWKSIWGFLYFIIVVPIRFLIRILKSKAVKAAVTLPWQLIKSLRLLKPKSEITNLVSTAETVAAEIESESGLNGASLLIEQLLIPSATKLSGVLLRNLLAYEDCLAPECTVFTRYVELMSGILDTKEDVRILRDSGIVFNRLKSDEEAANLWHVITKFMNITEVPILDKAIEDANAYYSNNWRVRISTSFKKYVYSSWPILTFLAADLLILLSALEAFCSVYDCSKWLASLY, from the exons ATGGAGCGTTACAAGCTCATTGAAGCAGAAAGAGTCCAGAAGTATCTAAACAATTGGTTCAGTGACATAGTTGAGCATTTGGAGGAAAATGATGATAGTGTCCGAGCTTGTTATCCTTCCTACTTGGATTTTGATCGAGAAGAACTGTCCTGGACTTTTGTCATTGATGCTTCCTTCTTGTTGGGGTCCCTCCGAACCTTCATAAGTAGAACTGAAGAGCCATCAAGGAATCGTTCATCTTATAGTCTAGCAGATATG TATGAAAATCCTGATGAAGCGTTCGCCAGGATGTTAATGAAATTTAGTCAGCACGTGTCTCCGATTAAAATCGTGGATGGCCAGCAACGTGTAAGCGAAGAATGTCTGCAAAAGAAACATCTTCTTGACCTTCTCTACTGCAAGGTTGCAGCAAAATTACAGGATGTTGAAAGGGAAATCGAAGATTCGAAGGGGGGCAAAGAAAACCAGGAGGAGATTGGTTGCTTTAAGAAAGCTTGGAAGTCGATATGGggctttttatatttcattattgTAGTTCCTATTCGGTTTCTTATACGAATACTCAAATCAAAAGCTGTAAAGGCTGCAGTAACGCTACCATGGCAACTCATCAAGAGTCTTCGCCTTCTTAAACCCAAAAGTGAAATAACCAATCTTGTATCAACAGCAGAAACTGTGGCTGCAGAGATCGAAAGCGAGTCTGGATTGAACGGTGCAAGTCTATTGATCGAACAACTCTTGATTCCATCTGCTACAAAACTTTCTGGG GTGTTACTGAGGAATCTTTTAGCCTATGAGGATTGTTTAGCACCAGAATGCACGGTGTTTACACGCTATGTTGAATTGATGAGTGGGATTCTGGACACAAAAGAGGATGTGAGGATTTTGAGGGATTCAGGTATTGTCTTTAATCGACTCAAGAGCGACGAGGAAGCAGCAAATCTTTGGCATGTAATTACTAAATTCATGAATATAACCGAAGTTCCAATTCTTGACAAGGCAATAGAGGATGCAAATGCTTATTATTCAAATAACTGGAGAGTTCGGATTTCAACGTCTTTCAAGAAGTATGTTTATAGCTCATGGCCTATTCTCACATTCTTAGCAGCTGATCTTCTCATCTTGCTGTCTGCTTTGGAGGCCTTCTGTTCTGTGTATGACTGCTCTAAATGGTTGGCTTCTCTATATTAA
- the LOC133700458 gene encoding serine/threonine-protein kinase UCNL-like yields the protein MELPLSTPPLSSSQKPLLLPPPPPPEDQQQQKDLVFDSIRAIKVLGKGAMGTVFLVHNQETDPTAKNPFALKVVEKSTLHTKFDAERRARWEIEVLNQLSTPKTAHPFLPHLISSVETQEFLAWAVPFCPGGDLNVLRHRQNDHVFSPAVIRFYLAEIVCALDHLHERGIVFRDLKPENILIQHSGHVTLTDFDLSRTLTRKTVRNLICNAAASGCHLITGNRIEQPQKKQQQQHRRNLTRWWFVNDNQQKKNGLKKAKSARVSPVSRRKLSFNNGERSNSFVGTEEYVSPEVVRGDGHEFAVDWWALGILSYEMLYGTTPFKGKNRKETFRNVLLKKPEFFGKRNDLTDLIERLLEKDPTQRLGYQRGACEIKEHGFFKGVRWDLLTEVLRPPFIPSREDVELTVTTGGVDMRKYFEDLRAPPPSMPPSPSSDCHRKLSEF from the coding sequence ATGGAGCTACCATTATCTACACCACCTCTATCGTCATCACAAAAACCACTGCTTCTtcctccaccaccaccgccGGAagaccaacaacaacaaaaagactTAGTATTTGACAGCATTAGAGCTATCAAAGTCCTAGGCAAAGGAGCCATGGGGACAGTTTTTCTTGTCCATAATCAAGAAACCGACCCAACAGCCAAGAACCCCTTTGCCCTCAAAGTAGTGGAAAAATCCACACTCCACACGAAGTTTGACGCCGAGCGCCGTGCACGGTGGGAGATCGAAGTTCTGAACCAATTATCCACCCCCAAAACAGCCCACCCATTTCTCCCTCACCTCATTTCCTCCGTTGAAACTCAAGAATTCCTTGCATGGGCTGTCCCCTTTTGTCCTGGTGGTGACCTTAATGTCCTCCGCCACCGCCAAAACGACCACGTTTTCTCCCCTGCTGTAATCCGCTTTTATTTAGCTGAAATCGTCTGTGCCCTTGATCACCTCCACGAAAGGGGCATTGTTTTCCGGGACTTAAAGCCTGAAAACATCCTGATACAACATTCTGGTCATGTGACTCTGACAGACTTTGATCTTTCTCGTACGTTAACGAGGAAAACGGTAAGAAATCTTATCTGTAACGCCGCCGCGTCCGGCTGTCATTTAATCACCGGCAACAGAATTGAACAACCTCAAAAGAAGCAGCAACAACAGCATAGGAGGAACTTGACGAGGTGGTGGTTTGTTAATGATAATCAACAAAAGAAGAACGGGTTAAAGAAGGCAAAATCGGCACGAGTTAGTCCGGTGAGTCGGAGAAAACTGAGTTTCAACAACGGAGAACGATCCAATTCTTTCGTAGGCACAGAGGAATATGTCTCGCCGGAGGTTGTAAGAGGGGATGGACACGAGTTCGCCGTTGATTGGTGGGCTCTAGGGATTTTGAGCTACGAGATGTTGTACGGGACGACGCCGTTCAAGGGGAAGAACAGAAAGGAAACGTTTCGAAACGTTTTGTTGAAGAAGCCGGAGTTTTTCGGGAAACGAAACGATTTAACGGACTTGATTGAACGGCTGTTAGAGAAGGACCCCACACAGAGGTTGGGGTATCAACGTGGCGCTTGTGAGATTAAAGAGCATGGGTTTTTTAAAGGTGTTAGGTGGGACCTATTAACAGAAGTATTAAGACCGCCGTTTATTCCGTCAAGAGAGGACGTGGAGTTGACGGTAACGACAGGTGGGGTTGATATGAGGAAGTATTTTGAAGATTTAAGGGCGCCCCCTCCGTCAATGCCTCCGTCACCATCTTCGGATTGTCATAGGAAGTTGTCCGAGTTCTAA
- the LOC133701214 gene encoding putative UPF0481 protein At3g02645 encodes MIKQFNRSTGQEWVIHIKRILDEGIDDEDVGVPVCIFSVSKAIVSTKQEAYIPQLVAIGPYHHRRVELFEMERYKLIEAERVQKKYQNIRFSDIVEHLEENDATVRACYHAYLDFDREELAWTFAIDASFLLGYLRTFTIRTEEPSRNRSSSSLADMVNHIAKKKTIRQAILGDMLMMENQIPLFVLRKVNRYFQYENPDEALAMMLMKFCKHASPIKIVDGQQRVSEECLQKNHLLDLIYCTVAPKSEDIEREIEESNEGNEEHEENGCRKKTWKSIWSFLCFIIVVPLRFLVRILKSKAVKAAVTLPWKLIKSVCHLKPTSEITNLVSTAETVAAEIESVSALNDASLLIEELSIPSATKLFGIGVKFIPTKGGLKTISFDKPRGAFYLPVVNLDDDSEVLLRNLVAYEASLSPECTVLARYVELMSGILDTKEDVKILRDSGIVLNRLKSDEEAANLWHGITKFMKLTKVPILDNAIEEANSYYSNNWKVRMSTSLKKYVYSSWPILTFLAANLLILLSALEAFCSVYGCSKWEANHAADNLAKLWRTS; translated from the exons ATGATAAAGCAATTTAATCGTAGCACTGGCCAAGAATGGGTCATACACATTAAACGAATCCTTGATGAAGGTATAGATGATGAAGATGTAGGCGTTCCTGTCTGCATCTTCAGTGTATCCAAAGCCATAGTTTCAACCAAACAAGAAGCATACATCCCTCAACTAGTTGCAATAGGCCCTTATCATCATCGACGCGTAGAGCTCTTCGAAATGGAGCGTTACAAGCTCATTGAAGCGGAAAGAGTCCAGAAGAAGTATCAAAACATTAGGTTCAGTGACATAGTTGAGCATTTGGAGGAAAATGATGCCACTGTCCGAGCTTGTTATCATGCCTACTTGGATTTTGATCGAGAAGAACTGGCCTGGACTTTTGCCATTGATGCTTCCTTCTTGCTTGGGTACCTCCGAACCTTCACAATTAGAACTGAAGAGCCATCAAGGAATCGTTCATCTTCTAGTCTAGCAGATATGGTCAACCACATCGCCAAGAAGAAAACCATTCGCCAAGCAATCCTCGGGGATATGCTGATGATGGAAAACCAAATCCCTCTTTTCGTGCTAAGAAAAGTCAATAGGTATTTTCAGTATGAAAATCCTGATGAAGCGTTGGCCATGATGTTAATGAAATTTTGTAAGCATGCGTCTCCGATTAAAATCGTGGATGGACAGCAACGTGTCAGCGAAGAATGTCTCCAAAAGAACCATCTTCTTGATCTTATCTATTGCACGGTTGCACCAAAATCCGAAGATATTGAAAGGGAAATCGAAGAGTCGAACGAGGGCAACGAAGAGCATGAGGAGAATGGTTGCCGTAAGAAAACTTGGAAGTCAATATGGAGCTTTTTATGTTTCATTATTGTAGTTCCTCTTCGGTTTCTTGTACGAATACTCAAATCAAAAGCTGTCAAGGCTGCAGTAACCTTGCCATGGAAACTCATAAAGAGTGTTTGCCATCTTAAACCCACAAGTGAAATAACCAATCTTGTATCAACAGCAGAAACTGTAGCTGCAGAGATCGAAAGTGTGTCTGCATTGAACGATGCGAGTCTATTGATCGAAGAGCTATCGATTCCATCTGCGACAAAACTTTTTGGGATTGGTGTCAAATTCATTCCCACAAAGGGAGGCTTGAAGACTATCAGCTTTGACAAACCTCGTGGAGCATTTTATCTTCCGGTGGTGAACTTGGACGATGACTCAGAGGTGTTACTGAGGAATCTTGTAGCTTATGAGGCTTCTTTATCACCAGAATGCACGGTGTTAGCACGCTATGTTGAATTGATGAGTGGGATTCTGGACACAAAAGAGGATGTGAAGATTTTGAGGGATTCAGGGATTGTCTTGAATCGACTCAAGAGCGACGAGGAAGCAGCAAATCTTTGGCATGGAATTACTAAATTCATGAAGCTAACCAAAGTTCCAATTCTTGACAACGCAATAGAGGAAGCAAATTCTTATTACTCAAATAACTGGAAAGTTCGGATGTCAACGTCTTTGAAGAAGTATGTTTATAGCTCATGGCCTATTCTCACATTCTTAGCAGCTAATCTTCTCATCCTGCTGTCTGCTTTGGAGGCCTTCTGTTCTGTGTATGGCTGCTCTAAATG GGAGGCAAACCATGCAGCGGATAACCTGGCAAAATTATGGAGGACTTCATAG